The nucleotide window GTATTGAAACCGAAACTCTCCAACATTaccagaagaagaagcaaaagcAGATCTtataaaacatttaataataagtTATTGACTTCCATGATTCCAACATATTTTGGTAGAAATTCCTAGGTGTTCCGAAAACAACTCAGTACCCTTAATCCTTTCAGTACCTTGTTGTGTGCCACAGATAATCAGTGGTATCTTTGGTGGTATTTATAAGGTCGACAAAACCGGTTTTAACAAAGTCTGCCTCCCCCCAGATCCCTGCATTCTCCTTCAATACATCCCATTTGAAAGCCACTGCACCTTTATCTGATTGCTGCAAATTCTCATCAATCATCGAAACTACATGTGTCTGAGTAGAAACCTGTTGAAGATTTCATGGCTAAGTGTGCAGAATAGAAAAGGAAATACATAATAAGATCAATACATTAAAATCTTTTACATTATTCTATTTCAGTCATATTGGCATACATATACACCAAGGTTTAAGAAAAGATAATCATAAGATTGATATAATGTGTCTCAGTGTATGCACAATTCTATTATCATTGATGAACTTGCAAAATGTTCTACTTTTAAGGACACTTCTGAAAACATCACTGAAACTATGAGCAATGCATCAACTCTGAACCGAGTTCTTTATGCAGAAGTTTGTGAACACAGACAAAACAAGGCTACTTCGTTAAGGAATGATGTCGGTGGGATGAAGGAACAGAAATAACATACCTTTGCCGTGTTAAAGACTACATTCTTGCAATCAGGAAGGATGCTAACCGACCACGCCGGCAGGTGATATGACATATTGCGAAACTCCACCGTCCTATCATTTTTATCGTCAATGTTTGCAATAAAGGCAGCACATGCTCCTGATTCATCGGTATAGACATCGGCCTAGTACAGTGGTAACCACATAATGGCTTATAATTCCATATGAATACACTATTAAGTACcatcaaaatcaaatacaaCATGGAAAAAGGAATGTGAgagcaaaaacaaataaacaaagaaatgcAACCTCAGATTatgattaaataatttgaataagCAAATGAAGACAGAAAATAATGGCCATGGTAAAAGATCCTCTATAGTTCTCCTTTCTTTTCACCTTCATTATTGAGCGTCTACTCGAAAACATAACCAAGTGTAAATGCTTAAAGGAAGGGAAGTACCTCCACAGAAGGACCAAGGGTGATATTAACTGATTTGCCATTAAGCAATACACGCTCACATAACTTGATAGCTCTGTGAAGCTCCTTAAGATGTCCCCATTTTGGGAATCTAGGTAACCCTGCAAAAATATGTCCAAACAACCTTACACAAACTTCAAAATTTCGCTGACTTACCGTACTCATCTATCGGGGCATCGTAGTCATAACTTGTAGTAATGAATGGACCACCTGCTGTGCGCCCAAAATTTGTTCCTCCATGATACTAGTAAACATGATTGAGATAAATAAAACCAAtattagagaaaaataaagtataTGGCATAGCATTTAGATGCAAGATATTTTAATGGTAATACCATGTAGTAGTTTTGCACACTTCCACCTTTCTGGAAGAAACGAGCAACTGCATATGCCACATCTTCAGCTGGCCGGTGAGGATTTCTTCCACCAAAAGTTTTGAACCTTAAATTAGTAGAAGACCACAACACAGGTCATTAAACATGAAATACTTTCCCCTTTTGCAAGATCAAAAGAAAGTTATAAATGTATGCACAACTTCAACTCTTCTAACTCAAGataaaataaggataaaaaagaaaaatatcctCACAGTTTTGTTCTAAATAAATTCTACAGGCAACATaatcaaaaattgaaaatgacCATGAATCGTCTCATCTTTAGCAGAAGATGATAACTTAAAATCCATGaagtattatttatataataattaactgAAAATTTTGGCATACATATCTATTTTAGTAGCTGCACTAATTCTCACTTTGATTTGATACAtaattgtcaaaaataaaaaatttgtacatCTGAATTTactcaataaataaattactcATGATAAATACATGTCACTATGACATGGTAAAATGTACAACTTTTATGCAAAAACATGAATAATGGACTACAAGGAGCAAGTTAAAAATGGATCCAGCATACCATCCAGGCCAGTTCTCGGTCCAAATTTTTGGCCTATTTGGAGAAGTAGGTTTAAATTGGTCACAATAGAATGAGTTACAGGTATCTATCTGCAAAAGAATTGTGAACAGTCGGTGTAACTTAAATGTGACTAGCACTATAGAAatacaaaaaagagaaaacttatattcatataaataacaaaaatctaAGAATTGTGCAGTACAAGAAAGCTGAATTGCATCGGCTGCAACATATTGATTCAAGATAACATATACATTATATAGTGTCgcatttattatttatgattggTAACTTTGAATATCTTCTTGCAACAAGCAACATGAATCCAGGTTGATTTTACAAATTTATAGTCATACCACAGGATCTGGAGCATCCCATTGCTGGCACATTATCCACGGGACACCGGTATTCTGAGCAACAGCCATCTTTGCAGCCCACATTGCATACTTCTTACCGTCctccttataaaaattttcatagTATCCGTACTCATTTTCTATCTGCAATATTGTGAAGATTCTAAATTGAGTCATTGGATTATATATGTACAAAGTAGAATACAAACCATTGAAAACAAATCAAAGTGTTTATGGCTATACTTGCCTGAGATAAGATGATAGGACCCCCTTGCGACGCGAAAAGCTTCTCTTGTTTCATAAGATTCACTATGTATGTTGTAAAGTTCTGCATATGAGACTAAACCCCAAGAAAAAGCTAACTATGTtaaagagatcacaattttttttttgtgtgctacaattaaataaatgaatacAGAATTTTGAGTTACAATTGAAGGTCATTCTCACATACCATAAAAGGCTGATTGTATGTCCGGAACACTGTGCCCGGAATATAATGCAACCATACCGGTACACCACTGTAAAATACAGCTTTTGTTTAGTTCCATTTTTCATATTGCTACAAAACAGTAGTGAAAAACAGTCGTTACTTACCCGTAATTCCATTCCGCTGCAACAAACGGCCCTATCCGAAGAATCAAGTACATTCCAGCCTGCTGGACAATCTTCACAAACTTGACTAGATCGAATCGTCCTCCAAAGTAATACTAACATTTCATCATAAGAGAGGAGAAAAGAAAGTCTCAAATTTTCTTCAATCTCAGTATAAGCTATAGGACTCTTTAAGAGTATGTTGCAGCTAACAATCAAGGTTATCAAACTCTCGAGTTAACTAACTTGTAAACTTCTACAGGTACACCAGTTTAACTGTTTCGATCATCAGTCAAATTTACGAGTCGAGTTCTCTGATTCAAGTTTGCTTAACCTCATCGAGTTCACCGAGTTTGATAACCATGCTAACAAGTAATAATGCATCTAACTATCTAAGTTACTTCATCATCTTACTCACATTTCCTGGAGAAAGCTCATGACCGTTCCAGAAAACATAGGTTTCTATGACATCTATCCCTCCTTCCTTAGCTGTTTGAACAAGACTTGGCCACATCTGCCACAATCACAGTATGTCACATACACAAAGTACTGAAATTACTCATCACAagttcaaaaaaagaaaaaaaaatgctgAATCATATATAATAACAAACAGAGTTCAATTCAACTACAGATCAATAAACACTGAATGTGCATAAACTGACATTGAAAGACACTCTAAAAAGCTGCATTCATATTAGTTCCCTCCGAATTCTAGCAAATAAGCAAAAGTAGTAACTAACATAAGATCCCTTTTCAATAACTaacccaaaaaataaataaataaataaataaaagaaaaaacccACAAAGCTTATTCCTTGAAGAATGTGGTTTTGACTATaaaaaaggatttttttttacattgaaaaataaaatgttttcaCTCTCCAATTTAGAGTTAGAATGTTGAATCAAAAAGCAAAGTTAGAAACTTTAGAGTTAGAATGTTGAATGTGTGAGTTACTGACAGCGGGAACACTTCTGGGGTAGTGAATGGAAGCAGAGAGAAGAAGCTTCCTTTGGCCATCAATGATGAGGGAGCGACCATCGTAGCTGACATTGGAACCCAAAGCAAGAAATGTGAATGAACAAAGCAGACAGAGAAAGAAACAAAGcttcattttttattgtttgagATGTTGAAGAAGATATTATTGAAGATTTGGAGCAGAGTCTGAGTGTTCtttaatagaagaagaagaaagaagaagaagaagaagaagaagagagctGAAGCAAGTTGATCAAGGTGTTACACTGTTTAGTTAATTGAATCGTTAAGGTGGTTCAACAATAATTAACgcaaaatcaaaaatcaaaataaaacttcTTAGTGAAgtagaaaaaaatttgagtGGATATACAgttaagattttaattttgatacacttgaaaagaatattttgaatatttttcttgaattattttttcGTAGAGAGtaattacatataaaatataaaaattatttacaacctaattaaggaaagaaaataataagtaataaaaattattcaaaacaaACCTATATCAAATCTGTTATAATATAAACAAATCATACTAATACCAAATCTATTCTAATATAAACAAATTTGTACTACCAAATCGGTCTCTCAAGCTGGTGAATGTATATCTATTATTCCCAACTTACAAGTAAGGTTTTTGAAGTGCTCTGTAAGAAGTCctttaggtagcgtttgttttgaggtactgagacagagactgagagactgagatTCAATGTCGTGTTTGTTGGTTCAGAGACtggtaataaaatttttgtctctgtctctaaaatttcaatatttcagtacctccagaaagtagggacacaggggactgaaatttttagagatggaaactgaaactttaataacattttatacctaaaatactttcatttcaattaattaattttaattttaccttttgtgtaaattaaattagagttttattcttgtttcaattcttGTCTCCTATTttacaccaaacagaatattaagatttatttcaatctttGTCTACTGTCTCTCAGTTTCAgtctttctgtctctgtctctccaccaaacgctaccttagtGAACATATCTGTCAATTGGAATTTTGAAGGGATGTACTTGGTGACTATAAGACTATTGTCCAATTTCTCCTTAATGAAATGTCGGTCTATTTCTACATGTTTTGTTCGGTCATGTTGAACTGGATTGTGTGCAATACTAATGGCAAACTTATTATCACAAACTAGTTCTATAGGAGCTTCATACTTTACTTTGGGGTCATCGAGTATGATCTTCATCCATAATAATTCGCAAATCCTTTGGACCATGGCTCTAAATTCCGTCTCTGCACTTAATTTTGCAACTACATTTTGCTTCTTGCTCCTCTATGTCATCAAGTTTCCACCTAATAATATGTAATATCCTAAGGTCGATCTCCTATCAATAATTGTTCCTGCGTAGTCAGTATCAGAATATACTTTTATGGATAAAATCCCTTCCTTTTTGAATAGCAATCCTTTCCCTAGAGAGGCTTTCAAGTACTGAATAATCATGCCGGCAAATATCTCTCTCTTGGATCATGCATGAATTGACTAACCATACTAAATGCATAGGCTATGTCAAGCCTAGTGTGTGATAAGTAGATGAGTTTTTCCAGAAGCCTCTGGTATTGTGTCTTCTTCAATGTTGGGCTTTCCTCATCATTTCCAATTCTATGATTTTGCTCTATGGGCACTCTAATAATCTTACAATCCAACTTACCAATCTCTTTGAGGAGATCtaggatatattttttttaggaaaTAAAGATGTCTTATCTAGAGTAAGCAACCTCTATACCAAGAAAGTACTTTAGCTTGCTAAGATCCTTCATCTCAAACTGAGTGGAtaacttttttttcaaagtaTGTTTTTCTAACTCATCATCATCTGCAATAATCATATCATCTACATAGACCAAGAATAGAGTGAGTTTGCCTTCCTGTGAATGTTTTATAAACAAAGTATGATCACCTTGACTTTGTCGATACCctaaaaatatcataatttgAGTAAAACTTCCAAACCAGGCACGATGTGACTGTTTAAAATCATACAAAGCCATTTTTAGTCTGCACACCTTATTTTCTTCACTAGTGATATCATATTCTGGTGGAATTTCCATGTACACTTCTTCTTCCAGACTTCCATGCAAGAAGGCATTTTTAACATCAAATTGATGCATCTCCCAACCAAAGTGTGCTGCTAAAGAGAGGATAATCCTGATGGTATTCATTTTAGCCACCGGAGCAAATGTGTCCTTGTAATCGATCCCATAAATTTGGGTATATCCTTTTGCAACCAACCTTGCTTTATACCCGTCTAGTGTACCATTAGATTGATATTTAACTGTGTATATCCACCTACAACccactgttttttttttccgttGGTCTCTCTGCAATCTCCCAAGTCTCGTTCCTTTCTAATGCACCCATTTCTTCATTCATAGCTCGAACCCAATTCTCATCTTTTAAGGCTTCTTGTACTGATGTAGGAATTTTGACAAAATCAATAGCTGAAAGAAAATTCTGGTGctgtacaaaaatattttttagttgacACAAATTTGGAAAAAGGATATTTTGCACaggatcttttttcttttctcatggCAATAGGTAAATCATCTAGGTTAGTTGTACAAGTGGTATTTAAGGTGTCAAGGATCTCAAGAGTATGAAGTTTTACCTCCAGTTCAGACGAATGAAGTTGTTGTTTGACCAGGACGGGTTCTCGCTGTCTTCGTTGATATTGTTTTCCAAAAAATATGTCATCATTATTCTCCTCATTATTCTTTTCTAGTAGTGATGCTGATTCAGGGTCTTTGTTATTCTCTAGAGAAGTGAAATTCTGCAACCAGAAAAAAGGTGACGACTCAAAGAACTCAGCTTCTAGAATACTCTCCCCCTGAAACTGAGAACTGGGAAAGGACTATGACTCATGAAATGTGACATCTTTAGAGATATAGAATTTACGACTTTGAGGATGATATCATTTATATCTCTTTTTGTTTGAAACATAACCTATAAAGATACATTTGATTGCCTGAGGATCTAACTTAACTCAATGAGAACTATGAATACGAATAAAAATAGGACAGCCAAAAATACGACTTTGAAGACCACTCATAATAGGGATAGATGGGTAAATTTTGGTCAGAAATTAAGCAGAGCTAACACCGTCTAGAACCCGAGATGGTAATCTATTAATCAAATAAGTGGCCGTTAGGACAGCTTCCCCCTAGTAAGACTTCAGAACAGACGTTTGGAAGATTAATGCTCGAGTAACCTCAAGAAGATGACGATTTTTCCTTTCTGCCACCCCATTCTATTGAGGGGTGTCTACACAGATCAATTCATGAATAACTCCATTATCCTTAAGGAACTTGAAAAAGTTTTGGTTCACATATTCTCTGCCATTATCAGAACGTAATCTCTTAATCAGGCTTCCAAATTGTGTTCGAACTATTTggtaaaaattttcaaacaaatGGAAAACTTCAGACTTATCTTTCATGAGAAATATCCAGGTAACTCGAgtataatcatcaataaaagaaacaaaccACTTTTCACCAGAAATATTACTAATAGCTGAAGGTCCCCACATATCAGAATGAACAAGATCAAAAGGTTTAGAACTTTTATTATTACTGGGAAAAAAAGTAGCCCGACGGTGTTTAGGTAATTGACAAATATCACATTAAAAAAACTCGACAGAcacttttgtaaataaaaaaggaaataaagacTTTAGGGTACTAAATGGAGGATGACCAAGACATTTATGCTGAAGCCATATCTGATAGTTTGCCCAGGACGATATATTTGTCTGATGATTTGAATTAAGTGCCTTTTGTGTGGTACTCTTTTCATGTGGTAAGTAGTATAACCCGTCCTGCTCTTTAGCATTTCCAATCGTCCTCCCTGTGGTAAGATCCTCAAATACACAATGAGTATGAAAAAATGTTGCATCACAATTTAAGTCTTTGATAATCTTATGAATAGACAAGATATTAGTAGATAATTTTGGAACatgaaacatattttttaaatggaTAGAAGGTTGAAGGTGGATGTTACCATATCCAGTAATAGGAATATGAAAACCGTAAGCAACAGTGATTTGTTTGTGACCAGATAAATTAGTGTAAGATGAAAAAGAAAGGGAATGAGGTGTCATATGATCTGTAGCATCAGAGTCTACAATTCAGGTACTTTCAGTGCCAGGAGCATTAAAGGATAAGAAGCTAGAACTCTTACTAGTCATGGTTAAAGCA belongs to Arachis duranensis cultivar V14167 chromosome 8, aradu.V14167.gnm2.J7QH, whole genome shotgun sequence and includes:
- the LOC107463201 gene encoding beta-galactosidase 10 is translated as MKLCFFLCLLCSFTFLALGSNVSYDGRSLIIDGQRKLLLSASIHYPRSVPAMWPSLVQTAKEGGIDVIETYVFWNGHELSPGNYYFGGRFDLVKFVKIVQQAGMYLILRIGPFVAAEWNYGGVPVWLHYIPGTVFRTYNQPFMSHMQNFTTYIVNLMKQEKLFASQGGPIILSQIENEYGYYENFYKEDGKKYAMWAAKMAVAQNTGVPWIMCQQWDAPDPVIDTCNSFYCDQFKPTSPNRPKIWTENWPGWFKTFGGRNPHRPAEDVAYAVARFFQKGGSVQNYYMYHGGTNFGRTAGGPFITTSYDYDAPIDEYGLPRFPKWGHLKELHRAIKLCERVLLNGKSVNITLGPSVEADVYTDESGACAAFIANIDDKNDRTVEFRNMSYHLPAWSVSILPDCKNVVFNTAKVSTQTHVVSMIDENLQQSDKGAVAFKWDVLKENAGIWGEADFVKTGFVDLINTTKDTTDYLWHTTSIYVGEHEGFLKNGSKPVLLINSTGHALHAFVNQEYQGTGTGNGTHSPFFFKNPIPLRAGKNEIALLCLTVGLPTAGPFYDFVGAGLISVKIKGFNNGTVDLSSSAWSYKIGVQGEQLKLYQGDGSSSVKWTTTSKPPKGQALTWYKAVVDAPSGDEPIGLDMLHMGKGLAWLNGEEIGRYWSRNSEFEEKDCVQECDYRGKFLPDKCDTDCGKPTQKWYHVPRSWFKPSGNILVIFEEKGGDPTKIKFLRRKVTGACANVAEDYPSIGLDSQGEDKINKNTPFARLTCPGNTIISSVKFASFGTPTGKCGSYLLGSCHDPNSSTVVEKACLNKNNCVVKLTKENFKNNLCPGSSRKLAVEAICS